The following coding sequences lie in one Maribacter forsetii DSM 18668 genomic window:
- the mreD gene encoding rod shape-determining protein MreD, which yields MINNTSFLIVLRFILLVLLQVLVFNKLNFFGYINPLIYILFLYWYPIKQNRTTFIILCFFLGLCVDIFSDTLAINAAATVTIAYLRPTIMRFVFGVNYEFQSFKLNNSTKAQQFTFLALLIIIHHLVYFTLEIFSFSNSLLILQKTIIVGIATLILGMLFSTLFSSKKE from the coding sequence ATGATTAACAACACTTCATTTTTAATTGTGCTCCGATTTATTTTATTGGTACTACTGCAAGTGTTAGTATTCAATAAACTGAATTTCTTTGGCTATATAAATCCGTTGATTTATATTCTTTTCCTTTATTGGTATCCTATCAAACAAAATAGAACTACCTTTATAATTCTATGCTTTTTCTTAGGATTATGTGTAGATATTTTTTCTGACACACTTGCCATAAACGCAGCAGCTACCGTTACCATAGCTTATCTTCGACCAACCATTATGCGTTTTGTCTTTGGTGTCAATTATGAATTTCAAAGTTTTAAGTTAAACAACAGTACCAAGGCACAACAATTCACGTTTTTAGCGTTATTGATTATAATACATCATTTGGTATACTTTACGTTAGAAATTTTCAGCTTTTCAAATAGCCTGTTAATTTTACAAAAAACGATTATAGTAGGTATTGCCACATTGATTTTAGGAATGTTGTTCAGTACATTATTCAGCAGTAAAAAAGAATGA
- a CDS encoding DNA/RNA non-specific endonuclease, which produces MAYRKKNRSLYSILILVCIIGFWLFENFYTPATYSKSNEEVTTNDFPKELLPSSTTGEIVNHEFFTLSYNEPYEQAEWVAYTLSKSHLTYDDRKRPYFIEDPFVSSKSADWRNYKGSGYDRGHLVPAGDRRFSLQAYNETFYTSNISPQDREFNAGIWNDLEQQTRRWAKQYGTLYIFTGGVLESGLEEIGQEDVDVPDAFYKIIARKKGDKIYTLSFLMPNKPQFTSLRNFVVSIDEIEKETGIDFFPELPEKQQRAFEASKNTVGWKF; this is translated from the coding sequence ATGGCTTACCGTAAAAAAAATAGATCTCTATATAGTATTTTAATTCTTGTCTGTATTATAGGTTTTTGGCTGTTTGAAAACTTTTATACTCCCGCTACATATTCCAAAAGCAACGAAGAAGTTACTACTAATGATTTCCCCAAAGAGCTCTTGCCATCGTCTACAACGGGTGAGATTGTAAATCATGAGTTTTTTACATTATCGTACAATGAACCTTATGAGCAAGCAGAGTGGGTAGCGTATACGCTAAGTAAAAGCCATCTAACTTATGATGATAGAAAGCGACCGTATTTTATAGAGGATCCGTTTGTTTCCTCTAAATCTGCCGATTGGCGAAATTATAAGGGATCAGGTTATGATCGTGGACATTTAGTGCCAGCCGGTGATCGTAGGTTTTCTTTACAAGCATACAATGAAACATTTTATACAAGTAATATAAGTCCGCAAGACAGAGAGTTCAATGCAGGTATTTGGAACGACTTGGAGCAGCAAACAAGACGCTGGGCAAAGCAATATGGAACTTTATATATATTTACTGGCGGAGTGTTAGAAAGTGGTCTAGAAGAGATCGGGCAGGAAGATGTTGATGTGCCAGATGCTTTTTATAAGATTATAGCCCGTAAAAAGGGAGATAAGATTTATACTTTATCTTTTTTAATGCCGAATAAACCTCAGTTTACATCTTTACGAAATTTCGTAGTATCAATTGATGAGATAGAAAAAGAAACAGGAATCGACTTCTTTCCTGAGCTACCGGAAAAACAACAAAGGGCTTTTGAGGCGAGTAAGAATACGGTGGGGTGGAAGTTTTAG
- the msrB gene encoding peptide-methionine (R)-S-oxide reductase MsrB encodes MLTWKDIIHFSVNGNPEPDRRVEKTEQEWKEILTPEQFRVTRKKGTEAPHSGALCTAHEAGKYECICCGTPLFDSTIKFESGTGWPSFTQPIKENAIKYHKDTSFGMVRVEVMCNTCDAHLGHIFPDGPEPSGLRYCINSESMQLEKEESHG; translated from the coding sequence ATGTTAACTTGGAAAGATATAATTCATTTTTCAGTGAACGGTAACCCTGAACCTGATAGACGAGTTGAAAAAACCGAACAGGAATGGAAAGAGATCTTGACACCTGAACAGTTTAGAGTTACTCGAAAAAAAGGTACTGAAGCCCCACATTCCGGCGCGCTTTGCACTGCTCACGAAGCTGGCAAATATGAATGTATTTGTTGTGGTACACCACTTTTTGATTCTACTATAAAATTCGAATCTGGTACTGGCTGGCCCAGTTTTACGCAACCTATAAAAGAAAATGCTATTAAATACCATAAAGATACTTCTTTTGGAATGGTACGAGTAGAAGTCATGTGCAATACATGTGATGCGCATTTAGGTCATATATTCCCTGACGGACCAGAACCTAGTGGATTACGTTACTGCATTAATTCGGAATCTATGCAATTAGAAAAGGAGGAATCTCATGGCTAA
- the msrA gene encoding peptide-methionine (S)-S-oxide reductase MsrA — translation MANTNLEIATVGGGCFWCTEAVFQEVKGIHKVVSGYTGGKAPGRPTYREICSGLTGHAEVIQVTFDPSIIFYEDILIIFMTTHDPTSLNRQGADTGTQYRSVIYFHNDEQEQKAKVVLNEMQAVYEKPIVTELSPLGIFYDAEEYHQDYYKNNSEQGYCQVVINPKLAKLRQLHADKLLS, via the coding sequence ATGGCTAATACTAATTTAGAAATCGCTACAGTTGGTGGTGGTTGCTTTTGGTGTACCGAAGCGGTATTTCAAGAGGTAAAGGGCATACACAAAGTAGTTTCTGGATATACTGGAGGTAAAGCTCCGGGGAGACCTACCTATAGAGAAATCTGTTCTGGTTTAACGGGACATGCAGAGGTAATTCAGGTTACTTTTGACCCTAGTATCATTTTCTATGAAGATATCTTAATTATTTTCATGACTACACATGACCCTACTTCTTTGAACAGACAGGGAGCTGATACTGGTACTCAATACCGTTCTGTTATTTATTTTCATAATGACGAACAAGAGCAAAAAGCAAAAGTAGTATTGAATGAAATGCAAGCAGTATATGAGAAGCCAATTGTAACTGAATTAAGTCCTTTAGGTATTTTCTACGATGCAGAAGAGTATCATCAAGATTATTACAAGAACAATTCTGAACAAGGATATTGCCAAGTTGTAATCAACCCAAAGTTGGCTAAACTTAGACAATTACATGCAGACAAACTTTTATCATAG
- the mrdA gene encoding penicillin-binding protein 2: protein MRKILLSSIIIVIAITFLGRLSYLQIFSFSAEQVLEDPAIKAIYDYPERGYIYDRNGHLLVGNDPAYDVMVIPREVKPLDTLEFCGLLGIDKEKFVKKLKKARVYSPRLPSVLVPQLSKQDYAKLQEKMRKYKGFYIQKRSLRYYDTPSAANVLGYISEVNEGDLAVNKYYVQGELKGRTGVERYYEDLLRGRKGVQYIQKDRFNRDIGPYKNGTIDTLPEQGKQISITIDKTLQEYGELLMNGKRGGIVAIEPATGEILSMISGPTYDPALLVGRERSKNYTKLYNDTIANPTWDRSIHAQQPPGSPFKTLNALIALQEGVLDENTTIQCYHGFYVGKKKRGCHCGGGLRNLNKGISQSCNAYFAGAFRKIYEKFETTDEGMDVWEKHMRSFGLGDYLGYDLPFGQKGRIPSKEYYDKWYGDNRWSSSYIISNSIGQGEILATPVQLANMTAAIANRGHYFTPHILKKIEGKDITEPKFTEAKHTTIDPKHFEPVVQGMADVYVSGTARWLQIPGIEVAGKTGTAENFTKIDGVRTQLTDHSVFVAFAPVDDPKIAIAVYIENGYFGSRYAGHIATLMIEKYLKGEITLKTLEKRMLEKTLEAEYAKPYSGEEFKINERVW from the coding sequence ATGAGAAAAATTCTTTTATCATCAATTATAATTGTCATCGCCATTACATTTTTGGGAAGGCTGTCCTATTTGCAAATTTTTAGTTTTTCTGCAGAGCAAGTTTTAGAGGATCCGGCAATTAAAGCTATTTATGATTATCCTGAACGCGGCTATATTTATGATCGTAACGGTCATCTTTTAGTTGGTAACGATCCCGCATATGATGTCATGGTAATCCCAAGAGAAGTTAAACCTTTAGATACTTTAGAGTTTTGTGGGTTATTAGGAATTGACAAAGAAAAATTCGTCAAAAAACTAAAAAAAGCAAGGGTATATTCTCCAAGACTACCCTCTGTACTGGTACCTCAACTATCAAAACAAGATTACGCCAAGCTACAAGAGAAAATGCGTAAATACAAAGGCTTTTATATTCAAAAGCGATCTTTGCGCTATTATGACACTCCTAGCGCGGCAAACGTTCTAGGCTACATCAGTGAAGTAAACGAAGGTGATTTAGCGGTCAATAAATACTATGTTCAAGGCGAATTAAAAGGAAGAACAGGAGTTGAACGCTATTACGAAGACCTATTAAGAGGCAGAAAAGGTGTTCAGTACATTCAGAAAGATCGATTCAACAGGGATATTGGACCATATAAAAACGGAACCATAGACACCTTACCTGAGCAAGGAAAACAAATAAGTATTACCATAGATAAAACGCTGCAGGAATATGGCGAGTTATTGATGAACGGAAAAAGAGGTGGTATTGTCGCCATTGAACCAGCAACCGGTGAAATTCTTTCTATGATTTCAGGACCAACATACGACCCAGCTTTGCTAGTAGGTCGTGAACGTTCTAAAAATTACACGAAACTCTATAACGACACTATAGCAAACCCAACTTGGGATCGTTCTATTCACGCACAACAACCACCTGGCTCACCATTTAAAACCTTAAATGCTTTAATTGCTTTACAAGAAGGTGTTCTAGATGAAAATACAACCATACAATGTTACCACGGATTTTACGTGGGCAAGAAAAAAAGAGGTTGTCACTGTGGTGGCGGTTTACGAAACTTGAACAAAGGAATATCACAATCTTGTAACGCTTACTTTGCAGGAGCGTTCAGAAAAATATATGAAAAATTTGAAACTACAGATGAAGGCATGGATGTGTGGGAAAAACACATGCGAAGCTTTGGTCTAGGTGATTATTTAGGTTACGATTTACCATTTGGACAAAAAGGACGTATACCTAGTAAAGAATACTACGACAAATGGTACGGAGATAATCGATGGAGTTCTTCTTACATTATATCTAATTCTATCGGACAAGGAGAAATATTGGCTACACCGGTGCAGTTAGCGAATATGACGGCAGCTATTGCCAATAGAGGTCATTATTTTACTCCGCATATCTTAAAGAAAATTGAAGGCAAGGATATCACCGAACCTAAATTTACAGAAGCCAAACACACTACAATTGATCCAAAACACTTTGAACCAGTAGTACAAGGTATGGCAGATGTTTATGTAAGTGGTACTGCAAGATGGTTACAAATTCCAGGTATTGAAGTGGCCGGAAAAACAGGAACCGCAGAAAATTTCACTAAAATTGATGGCGTACGTACACAATTGACAGACCACTCGGTATTTGTAGCATTCGCACCAGTTGACGATCCTAAAATTGCAATTGCGGTATATATAGAAAATGGATATTTTGGATCAAGATATGCCGGGCATATTGCTACTCTTATGATTGAAAAGTATCTGAAAGGTGAAATTACCTTAAAGACACTTGAAAAAAGAATGCTTGAAAAAACTTTAGAAGCAGAATACGCGAAACCCTACAGTGGGGAGGAGTTCAAAATTAACGAGCGTGTCTGGTAA
- the mreC gene encoding rod shape-determining protein MreC, with product MQQIINFLIRYKIFLLYLFLLLISCIFTFQSHSYHQSKFLNSSNYITGSIYTFSDDITSYFGLREENNKLVEENKRLRDKLFNNLVLSPALIDSTSVDYEVIRGRVINNSYADQRNYITINKGESDSIVQDMGVITDKGILGIVENTSDNFSTVQSILSDKSNINAKIKNSNHFGSLVWENTTDYNVVQLIDIPRLVPLTIGDTIVTGAMSSIFPENIPIGTIKRFDLDNSKSFYFIDVELFNDMTNIGTIYIIKNLNRKEVLELEAETEAND from the coding sequence ATGCAACAGATCATAAATTTTTTAATTAGGTATAAGATATTCTTACTTTACCTTTTTCTATTATTGATTTCCTGCATTTTTACGTTTCAGTCGCATTCGTACCACCAATCTAAATTTTTAAACTCATCTAACTACATCACCGGAAGCATCTATACCTTTTCCGATGATATTACTTCCTATTTTGGCTTAAGAGAAGAAAACAATAAGCTTGTTGAAGAAAATAAAAGACTTAGAGATAAGTTATTTAACAACTTGGTACTTTCACCGGCTCTTATAGATTCAACATCTGTAGACTACGAAGTTATAAGAGGGCGTGTAATCAATAACAGCTATGCCGATCAGCGTAACTATATTACTATCAATAAAGGTGAAAGTGATAGTATTGTTCAAGATATGGGCGTTATTACAGATAAGGGTATTCTTGGTATCGTAGAAAATACCTCAGACAACTTTTCTACAGTACAAAGTATCTTAAGCGACAAGTCTAACATTAACGCAAAAATCAAAAACTCTAATCACTTTGGTTCTTTAGTTTGGGAAAACACCACAGATTATAATGTTGTTCAATTAATCGATATACCAAGATTGGTACCCTTAACAATTGGTGACACCATTGTAACCGGAGCCATGAGTAGCATATTCCCTGAAAACATTCCTATTGGCACCATTAAAAGATTTGATTTAGACAACTCAAAAAGTTTCTATTTTATAGATGTAGAACTCTTTAATGACATGACCAATATTGGTACTATTTATATCATTAAAAATTTAAATCGTAAAGAAGTTTTAGAATTAGAAGCAGAAACAGAAGCCAATGATTAA
- the rodA gene encoding rod shape-determining protein RodA: MSGKSVLKRIDWLSVFIYFALVLIGWINIYSSTFTDEHSSIFDFSTLYGKQLFFIGVSLVTIVLVLALEVNFYERFSSLLYLISMVSLLGLFVFGKTIAGATSWYDLGFFNLQPSELAKVATALALAKYLSDIQTDIKRRKDQLYALLIILVPAILIIPQPDPGSALVFFAMIFVIFREGLPLYYLVILLSLILVFVITLMFGTVWLIIGLALTIILLYTLKRKSLKIPVIPLSLISVAVILFSLSVNFVFNNVFEQRHRDRFGLWLRLEKDPKKLEQIRKSIGYNTYQSEKAIESGGFFGKGFLEGTRTKGDFVPEQHTDYIFSTVGEEWGFLGTATVIILFTVLFLRLISLAERQKNAFARMYGYGVISILLIHYFINIGMVIGILPTIGIPLPFFSYGGSGLLFFTILLFIFLRLDTNRLKESF, from the coding sequence GTGTCTGGTAAAAGTGTTTTAAAAAGAATTGATTGGCTAAGTGTATTTATCTATTTCGCACTTGTACTTATTGGCTGGATCAATATATACTCTAGTACATTTACCGACGAGCATAGCTCTATTTTTGACTTTAGTACTTTATACGGCAAACAACTCTTTTTTATTGGGGTCAGCCTAGTTACCATAGTCTTAGTGCTCGCATTAGAAGTAAATTTTTACGAACGGTTTTCAAGTTTACTCTATCTCATATCCATGGTATCGTTACTTGGACTATTTGTTTTTGGTAAGACCATTGCAGGAGCTACCTCATGGTACGACCTTGGTTTTTTTAACCTTCAGCCTTCAGAACTTGCAAAAGTAGCTACTGCTCTTGCACTTGCTAAATATCTTAGCGACATTCAAACAGATATCAAACGAAGAAAAGATCAGTTATATGCACTTTTAATTATATTGGTACCTGCCATTTTAATTATACCACAGCCTGATCCGGGCAGCGCACTAGTATTCTTTGCAATGATTTTTGTGATTTTCAGAGAAGGTCTACCATTGTACTATTTGGTTATTCTATTAAGTCTTATTCTAGTTTTTGTCATTACACTAATGTTTGGTACCGTATGGCTTATAATAGGTTTGGCATTAACGATTATTCTATTATATACTTTAAAACGTAAGTCATTAAAAATTCCGGTAATACCGCTTAGTCTAATTAGTGTAGCTGTTATTCTATTCTCGCTTTCGGTAAATTTCGTTTTCAATAACGTATTCGAGCAACGCCATAGGGATCGCTTTGGTTTATGGTTACGTTTAGAGAAAGATCCTAAAAAACTGGAACAAATAAGAAAATCGATTGGATACAACACGTATCAATCTGAAAAGGCAATTGAATCTGGCGGATTCTTCGGAAAAGGGTTTTTAGAAGGAACACGAACAAAAGGAGATTTTGTACCTGAACAGCATACCGATTATATATTTAGTACTGTTGGTGAGGAATGGGGGTTTTTAGGAACGGCAACAGTAATTATTCTATTCACCGTATTGTTTCTGCGGTTAATTTCTTTAGCAGAACGACAAAAAAATGCTTTCGCTAGAATGTATGGATACGGAGTTATTTCAATTCTACTAATTCACTATTTCATTAACATAGGCATGGTAATCGGTATTCTACCTACTATTGGTATTCCCCTGCCCTTTTTTAGTTATGGTGGATCTGGACTCTTATTTTTTACAATTCTACTCTTTATTTTTTTAAGGTTAGATACGAATAGACTAAAGGAGAGTTTCTAA